One Bacillota bacterium genomic region harbors:
- a CDS encoding GH1 family beta-glucosidase encodes MTPSLFPDGFLWGTATASYQIEGSPSADGKGESIWDRFSHTQGNIWNGDTGDVACDHYRRFEEDVKLMADLGLNAYRFSLSWPRIFPSGFGKPNEKGLDFYRRLVDQLHSRRIKPAITLYHWDLPQALQDRGGWNNRDTARYFADYATHMFNRLDLPVDLWITLNEPWVVAVLGNAFGIHAPGNNDFNLALQAAHNLLIGHGLAVKNFREADRGKEEIGITLSLQPVHPATDSEADLEAARISDGFMNRWFLDPLFKGSYPRDLFDIFSRLYTLPETVEKDAAIIAEPIDFLGINNYTRVIVQSSGVEDSFMGNPVNPPDSEYTDMGWEVYPRGLYELMTRIHREYGPLPLYITENGAAFPDEIGKDGTIGDQRRIDFLKKYLQECWNAIEEGVPLKGYFVWTLLDNFEWAYGYSKHFGIIHVDLETQKRTLKNSAMWYKDVISRNGLE; translated from the coding sequence TTGACCCCTTCTTTATTCCCGGATGGATTTCTTTGGGGGACGGCGACGGCTTCCTACCAAATTGAGGGTTCACCATCTGCTGATGGTAAGGGAGAGTCGATCTGGGACAGATTTTCCCATACTCAGGGAAACATCTGGAATGGTGATACCGGTGATGTTGCCTGCGATCATTACCGGCGTTTTGAAGAAGATGTCAAATTGATGGCTGATCTTGGCCTTAACGCTTATCGTTTCTCTCTTTCCTGGCCCAGGATCTTTCCTTCCGGTTTCGGTAAACCGAACGAAAAGGGGCTAGATTTCTACCGCCGGCTGGTTGATCAGCTTCACTCAAGAAGAATTAAACCGGCCATCACCCTCTATCACTGGGACCTCCCCCAGGCTCTGCAGGATCGGGGAGGTTGGAATAACCGCGATACGGCAAGGTACTTTGCCGACTACGCCACCCATATGTTTAATCGTCTTGATCTGCCGGTTGATTTATGGATAACCTTGAACGAACCCTGGGTAGTGGCCGTGCTGGGCAATGCGTTCGGTATACATGCTCCCGGAAATAATGATTTTAACCTTGCACTGCAGGCAGCCCATAATCTTCTTATAGGTCACGGGCTGGCCGTCAAAAATTTCAGGGAAGCTGATCGGGGAAAAGAAGAGATCGGGATCACTTTGAGCCTGCAACCGGTCCATCCCGCGACGGATTCCGAAGCCGATCTTGAAGCTGCCCGTATCTCGGATGGTTTCATGAACCGCTGGTTTTTAGATCCCCTGTTTAAGGGTTCGTACCCCCGGGATCTTTTTGATATTTTCTCCAGGCTTTACACTTTGCCTGAAACTGTTGAAAAAGATGCCGCAATCATTGCCGAACCCATCGATTTTCTTGGAATCAACAATTACACAAGAGTGATCGTGCAGTCCAGCGGAGTCGAAGATTCATTTATGGGTAACCCTGTTAACCCTCCGGATTCCGAGTATACCGATATGGGCTGGGAAGTTTATCCACGCGGTCTTTATGAGTTGATGACCAGAATTCACCGTGAATACGGGCCCTTACCGCTCTACATAACCGAGAATGGAGCCGCATTTCCTGATGAAATAGGTAAAGACGGAACTATTGGCGATCAGCGCAGGATTGACTTTCTTAAAAAATACCTTCAGGAATGCTGGAATGCCATCGAAGAAGGTGTGCCTCTCAAAGGCTATTTTGTATGGACCCTGCTGGATAACTTTGAATGGGCTTACGGCTACAGTAAACATTTCGGCATTATTCACGTTGACCTGGAGACCCAGAAGCGAACTCTTAAAAACAGTGCAATGTGGTACAAAGATGTGATCAGCCGCAACGGACTGGAGTAA
- the fdhD gene encoding formate dehydrogenase accessory sulfurtransferase FdhD, translated as MSTKKAVYREITIIRDDEREVTEDLIAVEKPVTIYLNGQELVTLLCTPEKIDRLALGFLCSEGLLIAADEVDSLRVLDEEGRVEVELKNDSGLAGTLFGKRTITSGCGKGTIFYNVLDSLRSSPITGKMQVTPRQLLSLVGKLQTRAELFRTTGGVHSAALADGKDIIIFFEDIGRHNAIDKIIGEALLTGMPTEDKIFVSSGRLSSEILLKAAKMKIQLLLSRAAPTSLCIELAENLNITLAGFARGKRVNIYTHRWRVLDS; from the coding sequence GTGAGCACAAAGAAGGCAGTTTATAGAGAAATAACCATAATTCGTGACGACGAAAGGGAAGTAACGGAAGATCTTATTGCTGTAGAAAAACCGGTAACTATATATCTTAATGGTCAGGAACTTGTTACCTTACTCTGTACCCCTGAAAAAATCGACCGTCTTGCCCTCGGCTTTTTATGCTCGGAGGGCTTACTTATAGCGGCAGATGAAGTCGATTCTCTCCGGGTTCTCGATGAGGAAGGACGGGTTGAGGTTGAGCTGAAAAATGATTCCGGTCTTGCCGGGACTTTGTTTGGAAAGAGAACGATCACATCAGGCTGTGGGAAGGGAACAATCTTTTACAATGTTCTCGATTCTCTTCGAAGCAGCCCGATAACCGGGAAAATGCAGGTAACCCCAAGACAGCTTCTATCACTTGTCGGGAAACTTCAAACCAGGGCTGAACTGTTCAGGACTACCGGGGGAGTTCACAGCGCTGCACTTGCTGATGGAAAAGATATTATAATTTTCTTTGAAGATATCGGCCGTCATAACGCCATCGACAAGATTATCGGAGAAGCACTTCTGACCGGGATGCCCACTGAAGATAAAATCTTTGTATCCAGCGGGCGTTTAAGCTCCGAAATACTGCTCAAAGCAGCAAAAATGAAGATTCAGCTGCTTCTTTCCAGGGCTGCACCCACTTCGCTCTGCATAGAACTTGCTGAAAACCTTAACATTACCCTTGCCGGCTTTGCCCGGGGTAAAAGGGTAAACATCTATACACACCGGTGGAGGGTGTTGGATAGCTAG
- the aroA gene encoding 3-phosphoshikimate 1-carboxyvinyltransferase: MIIITSPPEKFAGELVMPGDKSITHRALLLGAIARGVTEIKGYLEAGDSISTAACLRALGVKISKRPDRLLVEGSDMVLKRPEESLYAGNSGTTARLLLGILAGQNFSATLTGDSSLQKRPMKRVIEPLSLMGAEFNSNNDHLPLTIQGGSLKPISYQSPRSSAQVKSSVLLAGLYADGETVVEEPYQSRNHTELMLQLFGADLQVDGCRISVRGPSRLRGTQVRVPADISAAAFFMIAAAIVPDSEVLLKNIGINPSRSGIVEVLLEMGADLELLNKRIWGNEPVADIRVRGNRKLKGITIGGEMIPRLIDEIPVLAVAAALAEGKTVVKDAAELRVKESDRITALCMQLNALGSGITEKEDGFEITGGAKLKGAKVSSCDDHRIAMALAVAGLAAEGETVVEGAEAIGISFPGFMAALRTLVTK, encoded by the coding sequence TTGATAATTATTACATCCCCTCCTGAAAAATTTGCCGGGGAACTGGTCATGCCCGGTGATAAATCGATCACCCACCGGGCGCTGCTGCTTGGTGCCATTGCCCGGGGAGTAACCGAAATCAAAGGTTACCTGGAGGCTGGTGATTCTATTTCAACGGCAGCCTGCCTCAGGGCGCTCGGGGTTAAAATCAGCAAAAGACCTGATCGCCTGCTGGTTGAAGGCAGTGATATGGTTTTAAAAAGACCGGAGGAATCCCTGTATGCAGGTAACTCTGGTACAACTGCCAGGCTTCTGCTCGGTATTTTAGCCGGACAGAATTTTTCTGCCACGCTTACAGGAGATAGCTCTCTTCAGAAGCGGCCTATGAAAAGGGTAATCGAACCCCTTTCCCTGATGGGCGCTGAATTCAACAGTAATAATGATCATTTGCCGCTCACTATCCAGGGGGGAAGTCTGAAGCCGATCTCTTATCAAAGTCCCCGGTCCAGCGCTCAGGTTAAATCTTCTGTACTACTGGCCGGGTTATATGCGGATGGAGAGACGGTGGTAGAAGAACCTTATCAAAGCCGCAACCATACGGAACTGATGCTTCAGCTCTTTGGCGCTGATCTGCAAGTTGACGGCTGCCGGATTTCTGTAAGAGGTCCTTCCAGGCTTAGAGGCACCCAGGTCAGGGTTCCGGCTGACATCTCGGCTGCAGCTTTTTTCATGATAGCGGCGGCAATAGTGCCCGATTCGGAAGTGCTCTTAAAAAATATCGGTATTAATCCTTCACGCAGCGGCATTGTAGAGGTCCTTCTTGAAATGGGAGCAGATCTTGAATTGCTCAATAAACGGATTTGGGGGAATGAACCTGTTGCCGATATCCGGGTCAGGGGAAATAGAAAGTTAAAGGGAATTACTATCGGCGGTGAGATGATTCCCCGGTTAATCGATGAAATTCCGGTATTAGCTGTTGCAGCTGCACTGGCAGAGGGTAAAACAGTTGTTAAAGATGCTGCCGAGTTAAGGGTTAAAGAATCAGACAGGATAACGGCGCTTTGTATGCAGTTGAATGCTCTTGGCAGCGGGATTACGGAAAAAGAAGATGGATTTGAGATAACCGGTGGAGCTAAACTTAAGGGGGCAAAGGTAAGCAGCTGCGACGATCATCGCATCGCCATGGCGTTAGCTGTGGCCGGACTGGCTGCTGAAGGCGAAACTGTTGTGGAAGGTGCGGAGGCAATCGGGATCTCCTTCCCCGGATTTATGGCTGCCCTTCGAACTCTTGTAACTAAATAG
- the hisD gene encoding histidinol dehydrogenase, translating into MPLSVTTYGHYKKNNPVKEFNSYREERQTVLSVIEEVRTGGDEALFKLTRKFDQAELDNLVVSKEEIADALKVIEHDLLAVIREAKDNIERFHRRQLQETWWDEDTGWKIGQRVQALQSVGAYVPGGTAAYPSSVLMTVIPAKVAGVNKIYICTPPDKDGRVNPLTLVAANEAGADAIFKIGGAQAVAALAFGTETIPAVQKIVGPGNIYVTLAKKEVYGQVGIDMLAGPSEIVIIADDAANPVFIAADLLSQAEHDPLSRSILITTSEELALSVSGEVTKQLAALPRKEIAEKAIREKGAVILVEHLGEAWSVVNELAPEHLELHVRNAWDYLDKVKNAGAIFIGPFSPESLGDYWAGSNHVLPTGTAARYASALGVADFIKHTNVLYYTEEALMKSAPKIAAIARAEGLEAHARAVLIRRQENGSTK; encoded by the coding sequence ATGCCGTTGTCAGTTACTACATATGGACATTATAAGAAAAATAACCCTGTGAAAGAGTTCAATTCATACCGGGAAGAGCGTCAGACTGTTCTCTCTGTTATAGAAGAAGTAAGGACAGGTGGAGATGAAGCCCTTTTTAAATTAACCAGGAAGTTTGATCAGGCAGAGCTTGACAACCTGGTAGTATCAAAAGAAGAAATTGCAGATGCCCTGAAGGTGATTGAACATGATTTACTGGCCGTGATCAGGGAAGCGAAAGATAACATCGAAAGATTTCATCGCCGACAGCTCCAGGAAACCTGGTGGGATGAGGATACCGGCTGGAAAATCGGCCAGCGTGTTCAAGCGCTGCAGTCTGTCGGAGCCTATGTACCAGGAGGCACTGCAGCATATCCTTCATCCGTGCTGATGACGGTTATTCCGGCGAAAGTCGCCGGTGTGAATAAGATATATATCTGTACCCCTCCGGATAAAGACGGTCGGGTGAATCCTTTAACCCTGGTAGCCGCAAACGAAGCAGGCGCGGATGCAATTTTTAAGATCGGCGGTGCGCAGGCGGTGGCAGCTCTTGCTTTTGGCACCGAAACGATCCCTGCTGTCCAGAAAATAGTCGGCCCGGGCAATATTTATGTAACCCTGGCCAAGAAAGAAGTATACGGCCAGGTGGGTATCGACATGCTGGCCGGGCCCAGCGAAATTGTTATAATCGCCGATGATGCAGCCAATCCGGTTTTTATTGCTGCCGATCTTCTATCGCAGGCCGAACATGATCCGCTGTCCCGTTCCATATTGATTACCACTTCCGAAGAACTGGCTCTTTCTGTTTCGGGAGAAGTGACAAAACAGCTGGCAGCTCTACCAAGAAAAGAGATTGCTGAAAAAGCGATCCGGGAAAAAGGGGCGGTTATACTCGTTGAGCATCTTGGCGAAGCCTGGTCCGTGGTAAATGAACTGGCTCCTGAACATCTCGAACTGCACGTCCGGAATGCCTGGGATTATTTGGATAAAGTAAAGAATGCCGGAGCAATCTTTATCGGGCCATTTTCTCCGGAATCTTTAGGTGACTATTGGGCAGGTTCAAATCATGTGCTTCCTACCGGAACTGCAGCCAGGTATGCCTCGGCGCTGGGAGTGGCCGATTTTATCAAACATACAAATGTCCTTTATTATACAGAAGAAGCGCTGATGAAATCGGCGCCAAAGATTGCCGCAATTGCCAGGGCGGAGGGCCTTGAAGCTCATGCCCGGGCAGTACTGATAAGGAGGCAGGAAAATGGATCGACGAAGTAG
- the hisB gene encoding imidazoleglycerol-phosphate dehydratase HisB — MDRRSRVERKTAETVIELELNIDGSGKAELKTGLPFFEHMLNLFCRHGFFDLHLRAEGDIDVDPHHLVEDIGICLGRAWHEALGDKKGIRRYGFSSVPMDEALVTAVVDLSGRPCLHYQFDMPQGRVGKMDLELFREFWQALINEGRFNLHMTLNHGINKHHIIEASFKAASRALNEASSLIEGLDTVLSSKGKLE; from the coding sequence ATGGATCGACGAAGTAGGGTTGAACGTAAAACGGCAGAGACTGTTATAGAGCTTGAGCTGAATATTGATGGCAGTGGAAAGGCAGAGTTGAAAACAGGATTACCCTTTTTTGAACACATGCTTAACCTCTTTTGCCGTCATGGATTCTTCGATTTACATCTCAGGGCAGAAGGAGATATTGACGTCGATCCTCACCATCTTGTCGAAGATATCGGGATCTGTCTCGGCCGGGCCTGGCATGAGGCATTGGGTGATAAAAAGGGTATCAGACGTTACGGATTCAGCTCCGTACCAATGGATGAAGCACTGGTAACTGCTGTGGTTGATCTATCTGGCAGACCATGTTTACACTATCAGTTTGATATGCCGCAGGGTAGGGTTGGTAAGATGGATCTGGAGCTCTTTCGTGAGTTCTGGCAGGCTCTGATCAATGAAGGTCGGTTCAACCTGCACATGACGCTAAATCACGGTATTAACAAGCATCATATAATTGAAGCCTCGTTTAAAGCAGCTTCGCGGGCTTTGAATGAAGCTTCATCTTTGATCGAGGGTCTCGATACGGTCCTCTCGTCAAAGGGGAAATTGGAGTGA